The following are encoded together in the Cyanobacterium aponinum PCC 10605 genome:
- a CDS encoding pentapeptide repeat-containing protein — MTVTDVIKRYQEGDRDFRNTNLSKSNLSGIKLSNSNFSYSKMIETHLAWSDLERCFLLESDLRGAFLYGANLSFVKLKEAQLIEADLTKADLRGAQLHKADLQGATLSGAVLTWVSLYMANLPGVNLCGANLDGINLRGANLQGANLNWTNLNHARLSGANLRGATLYGIKLKGAFLNGLDLHGLNFSGMDLEEAKLSGTKLYGADFSGSNLTGAFFRRSVLHKANLKNVQLYHGQMKGAEIVQANLMKSNLSETDLRNADLSFANLNLVNLRGADLTGANLRGAYLWGACLNGAILKDTNLSGASLRDADLSGVNLSEAILEGATMPDGKIFI, encoded by the coding sequence ATGACTGTTACCGATGTTATCAAACGCTATCAAGAGGGCGATCGAGATTTTCGCAACACTAATTTAAGCAAAAGTAATTTAAGTGGAATAAAACTGAGTAATTCTAACTTTTCTTACTCCAAAATGATTGAAACCCATCTTGCATGGTCAGATTTAGAGCGTTGTTTTCTTTTAGAATCAGATTTAAGAGGAGCGTTTTTATATGGGGCAAATTTAAGTTTTGTTAAGTTAAAAGAAGCTCAACTGATAGAAGCCGACTTAACCAAGGCAGATTTAAGAGGCGCTCAATTACATAAAGCAGATTTACAGGGAGCAACATTAAGCGGTGCAGTTTTAACATGGGTGAGTCTTTACATGGCAAATCTACCCGGGGTTAACCTATGTGGTGCAAATCTCGATGGAATTAATCTTCGAGGGGCAAATTTACAAGGGGCAAATCTAAATTGGACAAATTTAAACCATGCGAGGTTGAGCGGTGCAAACTTAAGGGGGGCAACCTTATACGGCATAAAATTAAAGGGGGCATTTCTTAACGGTTTAGACTTACACGGTTTGAACTTTAGCGGGATGGATTTAGAAGAAGCAAAATTAAGTGGTACAAAACTTTATGGAGCGGATTTTTCAGGAAGTAATCTCACTGGTGCTTTTTTCCGTCGTAGCGTCTTGCACAAAGCCAATTTAAAAAATGTCCAATTGTATCATGGGCAAATGAAAGGAGCAGAAATAGTACAAGCTAACTTAATGAAAAGTAATCTCAGTGAAACGGATTTGCGCAATGCGGACTTAAGTTTTGCCAATTTGAACTTAGTTAACCTAAGAGGTGCAGATTTAACAGGGGCAAACTTACGAGGTGCTTATCTTTGGGGTGCTTGTCTTAATGGGGCGATATTAAAAGATACCAATTTAAGTGGTGCTAGTTTAAGGGATGCAGACTTATCGGGAGTTAATTTGTCAGAGGCGATTTTAGAGGGTGCAACGATGCCCGATGGAAAAATTTTCATTTAA
- a CDS encoding TspO/MBR family protein, with protein sequence MLLPSWLVIGAIALLLSIVINRIPADDLRWFFRLKRPSWLTFEFLIPFIWIFIFVCLVLSASLVWDSNINLFPKIMLMSSYAILQVSILAYTRVMCAVRSLVVGTAIGAFGFFIGLILAFFVAKVDSSALTLLMPYLLWSPIGTYVTWAMIPLNRNDI encoded by the coding sequence ATGTTGTTACCTTCTTGGCTAGTAATAGGTGCGATCGCACTTTTGTTGAGTATTGTTATTAATCGCATACCTGCCGATGACTTACGTTGGTTTTTTCGGCTTAAGCGCCCCTCATGGTTAACTTTTGAGTTTCTTATCCCCTTTATCTGGATTTTTATTTTTGTCTGTTTAGTCTTATCTGCTAGTTTGGTTTGGGATAGCAATATCAATCTTTTTCCCAAAATAATGCTTATGTCTTCCTACGCCATATTACAAGTGTCCATACTAGCTTATACAAGAGTGATGTGTGCTGTGCGTAGTTTAGTGGTGGGAACTGCGATCGGGGCTTTTGGCTTTTTTATTGGTTTAATTTTGGCTTTTTTCGTGGCAAAAGTCGATTCTTCTGCATTGACTCTATTGATGCCATATCTTTTATGGAGTCCTATTGGTACATATGTAACTTGGGCAATGATTCCTTTAAATCGCAATGATATATAG
- the hemE gene encoding uroporphyrinogen decarboxylase: MSELPCLLRVARGEVLDRPPVWMMRQAGRYMKVYRDLRDKYPSFRERSENPDLAIEISLQPWRAFQPDGVIMFSDILTPLPGMGIPFDIIESKGPIIDPPIRSLAQIEQLHPLQPEESLPFIKTILNTLRQEVANKSTVLGFVGAPWTLAAYAIEGKSSKNYAVIKSMAFSEPDMLHKLLGKIADAIATYVRYQIDCGAQVVQMFDSWAGELSPQDYETFALPYQKRVVEQVKATHPDTPLILYISGSAGVLERMGQSGVDIVSVDWTVDMAEARQRLGKEMKVQGNIDPGVLFGSPEFIRERIHDTVAKAGKGGHILNLGHGVLVGTPEDHVRVFFETAKSIRY; this comes from the coding sequence ATGAGCGAATTGCCTTGTCTATTACGGGTTGCCCGTGGTGAAGTTTTAGATCGTCCTCCTGTATGGATGATGCGTCAAGCTGGTAGATATATGAAAGTCTATCGTGATTTGAGAGATAAATATCCTAGTTTCCGTGAGCGTTCAGAAAATCCTGATTTAGCTATTGAAATTTCCCTTCAACCTTGGCGCGCTTTTCAGCCTGATGGGGTAATTATGTTTTCTGATATTTTAACTCCTTTACCCGGTATGGGTATTCCTTTTGATATTATTGAAAGTAAAGGTCCTATTATTGATCCTCCTATTCGTAGTTTGGCTCAAATTGAGCAGTTACATCCTCTACAACCAGAGGAGTCTTTACCCTTCATTAAAACTATCCTTAATACTTTACGTCAGGAAGTTGCCAATAAATCAACGGTTTTAGGGTTTGTGGGTGCGCCTTGGACTTTGGCGGCTTATGCTATTGAGGGTAAAAGCTCTAAAAACTATGCTGTAATTAAAAGTATGGCTTTTTCTGAGCCTGATATGCTTCACAAATTATTAGGTAAAATTGCTGATGCGATCGCAACTTATGTGCGTTATCAAATCGACTGTGGAGCTCAAGTAGTTCAGATGTTTGATTCTTGGGCAGGAGAATTAAGCCCTCAAGACTATGAAACTTTTGCTTTACCTTATCAAAAACGAGTGGTAGAACAAGTTAAAGCTACTCATCCTGATACCCCTTTAATTCTATATATTAGTGGTAGTGCAGGAGTCTTGGAAAGAATGGGACAATCAGGGGTTGATATTGTTAGCGTCGATTGGACTGTGGATATGGCAGAAGCTAGACAAAGACTCGGCAAAGAGATGAAGGTGCAGGGAAATATTGACCCCGGAGTTTTATTTGGCTCACCCGAATTCATTAGGGAAAGAATCCATGACACTGTTGCAAAAGCAGGAAAAGGTGGACATATTCTTAATTTAGGCCATGGTGTCTTAGTGGGGACTCCTGAAGATCATGTTAGAGTTTTCTTTGAAACTGCTAAATCTATTAGATATTAA